In the genome of Wenzhouxiangella sp. XN24, the window AATTGCAGTTCGTAGCGTTGCCTGAGTTCGGCAAACACCGGATCCCAGAGGATCCGGCGGCGCTCCTCCAGCCGGATCGTCAACTCGATATCCAGTACGAGCCCGCTGTCGAGCGCCTCACGCACGGTCTCGTTCAGCGTGTAGTCGATGTTCGCATCCAGGTACCACACGCCGCCCTGCAGCAGCGTCGACGCGCTGCGCACCTCGATGCCGTCGTCGGCCTGCGTGGCGCTCGTCTGCAGCAACAACATGACGAACAAACCGGCCGCCGCCAGGCGCCAGCCGGCAATATCGCCATGTCGCTCCAGTCCCTGCATCCGTCTAAGCCTCGGCTGGCCGGGTGATGCAAGCATAATAAAAGCCATCCGCCCCTGCCTCACCGGAAAGAACCTGGCGTCCCGGGCCGGCGCGACGGCCCCAGCCGGGCTCGCCGAGATCGATCGCCCGGGCTTCCGGATGGCGCGCCAGGAAATCCGCCATGCGCGCACCGTTCTCTGCACGAAACACCGAACAGGTGGCGTACAGCAGGCGCCCGCCCGGGGCGAGCAACGGCCACAGCGCGTCGAGGAGCGCCTGCTGTTTGGCCGCCATCGCCGCAATATCTTTCGGCCGGCGCAGCAACTTGATGTCGGGATGGCGGCGGACCACGCCGCTGCCGCTGCACGGCGCATCCAGCAGGATCCGGTCGTAGGGCTTGCCGTCCCACCAGGCCACCGGGTCGCAACCGTCGCCGGACAAGAGGCGCGCCTCCAGTCCGAGCCGGGCCAGGTTCTCCCGCACGCGTTCGAGACGGGCCGGCGAAACGTCCAGCGCGGTCAGGTCGATCCCGGGGTAGCGTTCCAGCAAGTGTCCGGTCTTGCCCCCGGGCGCCGCGCAGGCATCCAGCACCCG includes:
- a CDS encoding DUF4390 domain-containing protein; the protein is MLASPGQPRLRRMQGLERHGDIAGWRLAAAGLFVMLLLQTSATQADDGIEVRSASTLLQGGVWYLDANIDYTLNETVREALDSGLVLDIELTIRLEERRRILWDPVFAELRQRYELQFHALTERYILRNLNSGEQSTYGSLSAALAEVGTVRSLPIIDDALLDRGQAYRVSIRAVVDIKQLGGPLALISLLWNDWRISSDTVRWRLAR